The DNA window TGTAAAAGCTGGCTACTCATCCACTCGGGATCGTAAGCCCGTTGAACATGAGTCTCTTCAAACCTACGATATAGATCTTGCCCTTGTTCTTCTTCCCGCGCAAAAATCGTCAGATGATGCTCAATTTCGTTTCTCGCCGCATCCCGTTCACAGGTCCAGATATACGATACAGAACGCTCATCCCAGATAAAGGGCTGATCCTCCTCGTAACGGATCAACGTATTTGGATGATGCACGTCAAACAAGAAAGTGCCGCCCTGCTTCAAACCATCATAGGTTCGTTGAAATGTACGAATAATGTCCTCTTCTTCAAGCAGATAATTCAAGCAATCGCAGAATGAAATGACCGAATCGACAGGCTCTGCCACTTCCCATTCCGTCATATCCTGCTGAACCCAGCGAACACTGCCCTCACGGTACAAGCGAACGCCTTGAGCTGTCCCATCCATCTTGCGCCGGGCGACCGACAGCATGTCCGCTGACAAATCGATCCCCGTCACTTCAAACCCGGAGTTCACAAGGGGAATCGTAATACTTCCCGTTCCGCAGCCTAGCTCCACAACTGTTCTAGGCATTCCATGCCGTTCCCATGCCATTCTGGCAAACCGGATCCAGTCTGGATAGGGCATATCCTCCATTAGTTCGTCATACACGTAGGCAAACTTACGATATGATGCCATGCAGTCACCGCACTTTCTGTAAGAGGTCGTTCAAAAAATCATCTTTTGATCACGAAGTAAATCATGAGGCAATTTCGACTTCGAATCTTGAATTCAGCCAGGCCTAGCGTATGCTTTCGAAGTATAT is part of the Paenibacillus segetis genome and encodes:
- a CDS encoding class I SAM-dependent DNA methyltransferase gives rise to the protein MASYRKFAYVYDELMEDMPYPDWIRFARMAWERHGMPRTVVELGCGTGSITIPLVNSGFEVTGIDLSADMLSVARRKMDGTAQGVRLYREGSVRWVQQDMTEWEVAEPVDSVISFCDCLNYLLEEEDIIRTFQRTYDGLKQGGTFLFDVHHPNTLIRYEEDQPFIWDERSVSYIWTCERDAARNEIEHHLTIFAREEEQGQDLYRRFEETHVQRAYDPEWMSSQLLQCGFREVTCYADFEWKIATEDATRLFFVAVK